A window of the Citrus sinensis cultivar Valencia sweet orange chromosome 9, DVS_A1.0, whole genome shotgun sequence genome harbors these coding sequences:
- the LOC102610576 gene encoding photosynthetic NDH subunit of lumenal location 3, chloroplastic: protein MIISSKTATLTQNSSSMAHLANLNGVSETLPAVPNLPKFQKFQKRAKIIGLLGHKAENFQDQAQITRRVSLGLASLALIGSTSTNGVSLAEDNGLWVTGPLPVPPVYNNIANEKTGTRSFLKKAIYIANIGTKGRIHRLKRYAFDLLAMADLIGPDTLNYVRKYLRLKSTFMYYDFDNVISAAAPTDKQPLTDLANRLFESFEKLEVAVSTKNFPQTQSTYADTAVILHEVMDRMA from the exons ATGATCATAAGCTCAAAAACTGCCACTCTCACTCAAAATTCATCATCAATGGCTCATTTGGCAAACTTAAATGGTGTTTCTGAAACCTTACCAGCCGTCCCAAACCTGCCTAAGTTTCAAAAATTCCAAAAGAGAGCTAAAATAATTGGACTTCTAGGCCACAAAGCAGAAAACTTTCAAGACCAGGCACAAATTACAAGAAGAGTGTCACTAGGCCTTGCCTCTTTAGCACTTATTGGAAGCACTTCTACCAATGGAGTCTCCCTTGCTGAGGATAATGGCCTCTGGGTCACTGGCCCTTTACCTGTACCTCCTGTATACAACA ATATTGCTAATGAGAAAACGGGCACACGTTCTTTTCTAAAGAAAGCAATCTATATTGCAAATATTGGAACCAAAGGCAGGATTCATAGGCTAAAAAGATATGCATTTGACCTGCTGGCAATGGCAGATTTGATTGGACCAGATACTCTTAATTATGTGAGAAAGTATTTGAGACTCAAATCTACTTTCATGTACTATGATTTTGACAACGTCATCTCCGCAGCAGCACCCACTGATAAGCAACCTCTCACTGATTTGGCTAACAGATTATTTGAAAGTTTTGAGAAG CTTGAAGTTGCCGTGAGTACCAAAAATTTCCCACAGACACAATCAACTTATGCAGATACTGCTGTTATTCTTCATGAGGTTATGGATCGAATGGCGTAA
- the LOC102577957 gene encoding thioredoxin-like protein CXXS1: MQGNGNEAQLMKSRVARVNSEKSWDLFITKATNQGCPVVVHFTAAWCMPSVAMNHFFEELASTYQDILFLSVDVDEVKVVASKMEIKAMPTFILMKEGALVDKLVGANPQAIRKMINGFIHSVRLHKN; encoded by the exons atgcAAGGCAATGGCAATGAAGCACAGCTAATGAAGTCCAGAGTTGCCAGAGTAAATTCAGAGAAGTCATGGGATTTATTTATCACCAAAGCTACCAACCAAGGCTGCCCT GTTGTGGTGCATTTTACCGCAGCATGGTGCATGCCATCAGTGGCTATGAATCATTTCTTTGAAGAACTTGCCTCGACCTATCAAGATATTCTATTTCTATCAGTCGATGTGGATGAAGTTAAG gtGGTAGCATCAAAGATGGAGATAAAGGCCATGCCAACATTTATATTGATGAAGGAAGGAGCTTTGGTTGATAAGCTTGTGGGTGCCAATCCTCAAGcgataagaaaaatgattaatggTTTTATTCACTCCGTTCGGTTACACAAAAACTAG
- the LOC102611674 gene encoding transcription factor ILR3, translated as MVSPENTNWLLDYPLIDDITVPDGNFSVSASGFTWTVQPPINGPSNGCVEIDSAFGDSNGLKESSKKRVRSESCGSSSSKACREKLRRDRLNDKFVELASILEPGRPPKTDKAAILIDAVRMVTQLRSEAQKLKDSNSSLQEKIKELKAEKNELRDEKQRLKAEKEKIEQQLKAMSTQPSFLTPPPAIPAAFAAQGQAPGNKLMPFISYPGVAMWQFMPPAAVDTSQDHVLRPPVA; from the exons ATGGTTTCTCCGGAAAATACGAATTGGCTATTAGATTACCCCTTGATCGACGATATCACTGTCCCTGATGGCAATTTCTCCGTTTCCGCTTCGGGTTTCACTTGGACCGTTCAGCCGCCAATTAACGGGCCGTCAAATGGCTG TGTGGAAATTGATTCTGCATTTGGGGATTCAAATGGTCTCAAGGAAAGCTCAAAAAAGAG GGTTAGATCAGAATCATGTGGGTCTTCTAGCTCCAAGGCGTGCAGGGAAAAGTTGCGTAGGGATCGTCTTAATGACAA GTTTGTGGAGTTAGCCTCTATCTTAGAGCCTGGAAGGCCCCCCAAAACAGATAAGGCAGCTATTCTGATTGATGCCGTCCGGATGGTGACTCAATTACGCAGTGAAGCCCAGAAGTTGAAGGACTCAAATTCAAGTCTCCAGGAGAAGATCAAAGAGTTGAAG GCTGAGAAGAATGAGCTTCGTGATGAGAAGCAGAGGCTAAAGGCAGAGAAAGAGAAGATAGAGCAGCAACTCAAAGCTATGAGCACACAACCCAGTTTCTTAACTCCTCCTCCTGCAATCCCTGCTGCATTTGCTGCCCAAGGCCAAGCACCTGGAAACAAGCTGATGCCTTTCATCAGCTACCCTGGAGTCGCAATGTGGCAATTCATGCCTCCTGCTGCAGTGGATACCTCACAGGATCATGTACTCCGTCCTCCGGTTGCTTAA
- the LOC102612265 gene encoding uncharacterized protein LOC102612265 isoform X1, protein MESGLIVTQMAANLLKLHVQTFKITDPSTPYPQTKTLCPSLPFSTTHNIYYYNISSLPSIIPCKSQKASSLSLNCSLSSSNPPTSKEEAILQAKTCLSTTLEKPLNNPKLAGKLKKLKQPRYRVEIPVIDDDSPSSLSQLAFDLFTDLPIRRKGSPVKILILWPDAAFTEAAVKVFESHSLNQFEHIDVKTVTGGDNRIVSSAEVAILLAPEKSQLGVIKTVADSLYPKPVVIFNPRWAFEDEENFGDMSGFVGSFEVIYSFLGLEVQGVLSKRTGMIFKCVRNGILSGEKWNVFVEEEGKMKVVSRFTARPSIGEVETVLYNLMAINSPITKSAKFLRDLVSNVTGTKKKGSRKTIAWGYCHLTF, encoded by the exons ATGGAAAGCGGCTTGATCGTCACTCAAATGGCTGCCAATCTCCTCAAACTTCATGTGCAAACCTTCAAAATAACAGATCCTTCAACCCCATATCCTCAAACCAAAACCCTTTGCCCATCTCTGCCATTTTCCACCACCCAcaacatttattattacaacATCTCTTCTTTGCCATCAATTATTCCATGCAAAAGCCAAAAAGCTTCTTCTTTATCCCTCAACTGCTCCTTGTCTTCCTCTAACCCACCAACTTCCAAGGAAGAGGCCATTCTCCAAGCCAAAACTTGCCTCTCAACCACCCTTGAGAAGCCTCTAAACAACCCCAAACTCGCTGGCAAACTCAAGAAACTGAAGCAACCTAGATACCGTGTTGAGATTCCTGTCATAGATGATGACTCACCATCTTCCCTCTCTCAGCttgcttttgatttgtttacaGACCTGCCCATCAGAAGAAAAGGCTCACCAGTCAAGATTCTGATTCTTTGGCCTGATGCTGCCTTCACTGAGGCTGCAGTGAAAGTATTTGAATCGCACTCTTTGAACCAATTTGAACACATTGATGTAAAGACAGTTACTGGTGGAGATAACAGAATTGTGAGTTCTGCTGAGGTGGCGATATTATTGGCGCCAGAGAAGTCACAATTGGGAGTTATCAAGACAGTTGCTGACAGTTTGTATCCGAAGCCAGTGGTGATTTTTAACCCCAGATGGGCGTTTGAAGACGAGGAGAATTTTGGTGATATGAGTGGCTTTGTGGGTTCTTTTGAGGTGATATATTCGTTTTTGGGATTAGAAGTTCAGGGCGTTTTGAGTAAAAGAACAGGAATGATTTTCAAGTGTGTGAGAAATGGGATATTGAGCGGTGAAAAGTGGAATGTTTTtgttgaagaagaaggaaaaatgaagGTGGTTTCCAGGTTTACGGCACGACCATCTATTGGTGAAGTGGAGACTGTGTTGTATAATTTGATGGCTATCAACTCCCCTATCACAAAATCTGCCAAGTTCCTGAGAGATTTGGTGTCGAATGTAACCGGAACAAA gAAGAAGGGATCCAGAAAAACAATAGCCTGGGGCTATTGCCATTTAACATTCTGA
- the LOC102612265 gene encoding uncharacterized protein LOC102612265 isoform X2, producing MESGLIVTQMAANLLKLHVQTFKITDPSTPYPQTKTLCPSLPFSTTHNIYYYNISSLPSIIPCKSQKASSLSLNCSLSSSNPPTSKEEAILQAKTCLSTTLEKPLNNPKLAGKLKKLKQPRYRVEIPVIDDDSPSSLSQLAFDLFTDLPIRRKGSPVKILILWPDAAFTEAAVKVFESHSLNQFEHIDVKTVTGGDNRIVSSAEVAILLAPEKSQLGVIKTVADSLYPKPVVIFNPRWAFEDEENFGDMSGFVGSFEVIYSFLGLEVQGVLSKRTGMIFKCVRNGILSGEKWNVFVEEEGKMKVVSRFTARPSIGEVETVLYNLMAINSPITKSAKFLRDLVSNVTGTKVQ from the exons ATGGAAAGCGGCTTGATCGTCACTCAAATGGCTGCCAATCTCCTCAAACTTCATGTGCAAACCTTCAAAATAACAGATCCTTCAACCCCATATCCTCAAACCAAAACCCTTTGCCCATCTCTGCCATTTTCCACCACCCAcaacatttattattacaacATCTCTTCTTTGCCATCAATTATTCCATGCAAAAGCCAAAAAGCTTCTTCTTTATCCCTCAACTGCTCCTTGTCTTCCTCTAACCCACCAACTTCCAAGGAAGAGGCCATTCTCCAAGCCAAAACTTGCCTCTCAACCACCCTTGAGAAGCCTCTAAACAACCCCAAACTCGCTGGCAAACTCAAGAAACTGAAGCAACCTAGATACCGTGTTGAGATTCCTGTCATAGATGATGACTCACCATCTTCCCTCTCTCAGCttgcttttgatttgtttacaGACCTGCCCATCAGAAGAAAAGGCTCACCAGTCAAGATTCTGATTCTTTGGCCTGATGCTGCCTTCACTGAGGCTGCAGTGAAAGTATTTGAATCGCACTCTTTGAACCAATTTGAACACATTGATGTAAAGACAGTTACTGGTGGAGATAACAGAATTGTGAGTTCTGCTGAGGTGGCGATATTATTGGCGCCAGAGAAGTCACAATTGGGAGTTATCAAGACAGTTGCTGACAGTTTGTATCCGAAGCCAGTGGTGATTTTTAACCCCAGATGGGCGTTTGAAGACGAGGAGAATTTTGGTGATATGAGTGGCTTTGTGGGTTCTTTTGAGGTGATATATTCGTTTTTGGGATTAGAAGTTCAGGGCGTTTTGAGTAAAAGAACAGGAATGATTTTCAAGTGTGTGAGAAATGGGATATTGAGCGGTGAAAAGTGGAATGTTTTtgttgaagaagaaggaaaaatgaagGTGGTTTCCAGGTTTACGGCACGACCATCTATTGGTGAAGTGGAGACTGTGTTGTATAATTTGATGGCTATCAACTCCCCTATCACAAAATCTGCCAAGTTCCTGAGAGATTTGGTGTCGAATGTAACCGGAACAAA GGTGCAATGA